The following are from one region of the Bactrocera oleae isolate idBacOlea1 chromosome 6, idBacOlea1, whole genome shotgun sequence genome:
- the hry gene encoding protein hairy yields MVTGVAGPNMTANVIGAPVTALKDAPAVKSDRRSNKPIMEKRRRARINNCLNELKTLILDATKKDPARHSKLEKADILEKTVKHLQELQRQQSAMQQAADPKVINKFKAGFADCANEVSRFPGLDPAVKRRLLQHLSNCINGVKTELHQHQRQLASASAQMLPSPPSSPEQDQHHLQQQQHVAAAAAAAAASGHPFLVGTQLQHTMNGYFLPNGMQVIPTKLPNGSIALVLPQQQQHHLQQQQQAAQAQQQAAHMQQQAQQQLTAAQAAALMSMPTRTASTSSASSHSSSVYERTLCSPANSVAHYAPPSPANSYEAMDCKPSVIQHAPTLSQQQQQLNQQPLSLVIKKDIKVEDEQPWRPW; encoded by the exons ATGGTAACAGGAGTAGCTGGCCCAAATATGACAGCAAACGTTATTGGAGCGCCGGTGACAGCGCTGAAAGATGCGCCAGCAGTCAAAAGCGATCGTCGG TCGAACAAGCCGATTATGGAAAAACGCCGACGCGCCCGCATTAACAATTGCCTAAACGAGCTAAAAACGCTGATTCTGGACGCCACAAAGAAAGAC CCCGCGCGTCACTCCAAATTAGAAAAGGCCGATATTTTGGAGAAGACTGTCAAGCACTTGCAAGAACTGCAGCGCCAACAGTCCGCCATGCAGCAAGCTGCCGACCCTAAGGTCATCAATAAATTCAAAGCCGGCTTTGCCGACTGCGCCAACGAAGTGAGTCGTTTCCCCGGTTTGGATCCGGCTGTGAAGCGTCGCCTGCTGCAGCATCTGAGCAATTGTATTAACGGTGTTAAAACCGAGTTGCATCAACATCAACGTCAGTTGGCAAGCGCCAGCGCGCAAATGTTGCCCTCACCGCCCAGCTCACCTGAGCAAGATCAACAtcatttgcaacaacaacagcatgttgctgctgctgccgctgccgcAGCGGCCAGCGGTCATCCTTTCCTTGTGGGCACCCAACTGCAACACACAATGAATGGTTATTTCCTACCTAATGGCATGCAAGTGATACCCACCAAATTGCCAAATGGCAGCATAGCGCTGGtattgccacaacaacaacaacatcatctacaacaacagcaacaagcagCGCAAGCGCAACAGCAGGCCGCACACATGCAGcagcaagcacaacaacaattgaCCGCTGCGCAGGCTGCTGCCCTAATGTCAATGCCCACCCGCACCGCCTCGACAAGCTCAGCTTCTTCGCACAGCTCATCCGTCTACGAGCGCACACTCTGTTCGCCCGCTAACAGCGTTGCGCATTATGCGCCGCCAAGCCCAGCCAACTCATATGAGGCAATGGATTGCAAACCCTCAGTCATACAGCATGCACCTACACtatcacaacagcaacaacaattaaaccAACAACCACTTTCACTGGTAATCAAAAAGGATATCAAAGTAGAAGATGAGCAACCTTGGCGACCGTGGTGA